One genomic segment of Aquamicrobium lusatiense includes these proteins:
- a CDS encoding HAD family hydrolase, whose protein sequence is MEKPDLIIFDCDGVLVDSEIIAARVEAELLTEAGFGISAEELAQTYAGLTFKDILLRIEEISGLPFQATLIDQAEAAVDRRLRQEVRAIEGVREAVAQVSVPCCICSNSSSERIRAMLEKTGILPLFRGPIFSAPELPTGKTKPAPDVFLHAAKEFNADPARTFVIEDSVHGIAGARAAGMRVIGFTGGAHSYPGHADVLTEAGAETSIRRWSDFRGVLDALLTWSEDD, encoded by the coding sequence ATGGAAAAGCCCGACCTCATCATCTTCGATTGCGACGGCGTTCTGGTCGATTCGGAAATCATCGCCGCACGCGTGGAAGCCGAACTGCTCACCGAAGCGGGTTTCGGGATTTCGGCCGAAGAACTGGCGCAGACCTATGCCGGCCTCACCTTCAAGGACATATTGCTGCGCATCGAGGAAATCTCAGGCCTGCCCTTTCAGGCCACGCTGATTGATCAGGCTGAAGCTGCCGTCGATCGCAGGTTGCGACAGGAAGTGCGCGCCATCGAAGGCGTGCGCGAGGCCGTCGCGCAGGTTTCCGTGCCCTGTTGCATATGCTCCAATTCGTCCAGCGAACGCATTCGCGCCATGCTGGAAAAGACGGGCATCCTCCCGCTGTTCAGGGGTCCGATATTCTCCGCGCCTGAATTGCCCACGGGCAAAACCAAGCCAGCGCCCGATGTGTTCCTGCATGCTGCAAAGGAATTCAATGCCGATCCGGCACGCACCTTTGTCATCGAGGATTCCGTGCATGGCATTGCCGGTGCGCGCGCAGCCGGCATGCGCGTCATCGGCTTCACCGGGGGGGCGCATTCCTATCCCGGCCATGCCGATGTGCTGACGGAAGCAGGTGCTGAAACCTCGATCCGCCGCTGGAGCGATTTCCGGGGCGTGCTCGACGCCCTGCTCACATGGTCGGAAGACGACTGA
- a CDS encoding EAL domain-containing protein, with protein MALFFQMAAAHAVEPIKIARDDVALDLSGAVEIYRNQGENFQVSTAPGPDGIVRRIEVEANDNRSTGDWAVFALANTTEEQIDRLIVAPHFRLVNSGLLWPDLGSTRIAAITPSEGFALDRQASPDADVFRVTLNPGAVVTFVADLASPKLPQVYLWEPEAYKDSINSYTLYRGIVIGIAGLLALFLTILFVVKGTSMFPATAALSWAVLAYICVDFGFLSKIIEMSPGNEQIWRAGTEIGLAATFVVFLFTYLNLNRWHGHFSYGALVWMLCLTVIAGIAIIDPPIAAGIARFSFAATAIVGLGLIVFLGIRGYDRAIMLVPSWVMVLLWLTGSWMAVTGLLDNDIVQPALGGGLILIILLIGFTIMQHAFAGGALHQGLFSDIERQALAVMGAGDTVWDWDVLRDRVVTRPDISVQLGLAPNSLGGPARNWLPVLHADDRDTFRTTLDIVLEHRRGRVAQQFRMRGADGHYHWFALRARPVIGSDGEVIRCVGTMIDVTEQKKAEERLLHDAVHDNLTGLPSRELFMNRLEAVISIARTEEKVRPTVFVIDIDRFKQVNDGLGISAGDTILLTIGRRLHRLLKPQDSLARFAGDQFALMLLSEQEPARIAAIADAIKHAISAPITFAKREIVLTASIGLITWTSDQSSAGDMVKDAELALHQAKRFGGDRIEPFRPAFRTVGTDKLQFESDLRRAIERKELTLAYQPIVRLEDNSIAGFEALMRWEHPRRGMIPPADFIPIAENCGLIVPLGLFAMQKAAEDLVSWQKQIGDVPLSVSVNLSSRQLIRRDLVSDVRSIIARANLKARCFRLELTESLVMDNPEQTAHVLNRLKQLGIGLSLDDFGTGYSSLAYLTRFPFDTIKIDKSFVDDTTPKRTMLLKSMVNMAHELGLSVVAEGVSDQSDALELRQIGCEYVQSFMFGPPVAADQVIRLLKEQYPLTQA; from the coding sequence ATGGCCCTCTTTTTCCAGATGGCTGCGGCACACGCGGTCGAGCCGATCAAGATTGCCCGCGACGACGTGGCCCTCGACCTGTCGGGAGCCGTCGAGATCTACCGCAATCAGGGTGAGAATTTTCAGGTTTCCACAGCCCCCGGCCCTGATGGCATCGTGCGCCGCATCGAGGTCGAGGCAAACGACAACCGCTCCACCGGCGACTGGGCCGTCTTCGCGCTCGCCAACACGACCGAAGAGCAGATCGACAGGCTGATCGTCGCGCCGCATTTCAGGCTGGTGAATTCCGGATTGCTGTGGCCCGATCTCGGCTCCACCCGCATTGCCGCCATCACCCCCAGTGAAGGCTTTGCGCTCGACCGGCAGGCAAGCCCCGACGCCGATGTCTTCCGCGTCACGCTCAATCCCGGCGCGGTCGTCACCTTCGTAGCTGATCTCGCTTCGCCAAAACTGCCGCAGGTCTATCTGTGGGAGCCGGAAGCCTACAAGGATTCCATCAATTCCTATACGCTTTATCGGGGCATCGTCATCGGCATCGCCGGGCTTCTGGCCCTTTTTCTGACAATCCTGTTTGTGGTCAAGGGCACTTCCATGTTCCCGGCCACGGCAGCGCTTTCCTGGGCGGTTCTGGCCTATATCTGCGTCGATTTCGGCTTCCTTTCCAAGATCATAGAGATGTCACCCGGCAATGAGCAGATATGGCGGGCGGGAACGGAAATCGGCCTTGCCGCAACCTTCGTGGTGTTCCTGTTCACCTACCTCAACCTGAACCGCTGGCATGGCCATTTCAGCTATGGCGCGCTGGTGTGGATGCTGTGCCTGACCGTGATCGCTGGCATCGCCATCATCGACCCGCCGATCGCTGCCGGCATCGCGCGCTTCTCCTTCGCCGCCACGGCGATTGTCGGCCTTGGCCTGATCGTGTTCCTCGGTATACGCGGCTATGACCGGGCCATCATGCTGGTGCCGAGCTGGGTGATGGTGCTTCTGTGGCTGACGGGATCGTGGATGGCGGTTACCGGCCTGCTCGACAACGACATCGTCCAGCCCGCGCTGGGTGGCGGACTGATCCTCATCATCCTGCTGATCGGCTTCACCATCATGCAGCACGCTTTCGCCGGCGGCGCGCTCCATCAGGGCCTGTTCTCCGACATCGAAAGGCAGGCGCTGGCCGTGATGGGCGCCGGCGACACCGTCTGGGACTGGGACGTTCTGCGCGACCGCGTCGTCACCCGCCCCGACATCAGCGTACAGCTTGGCCTTGCCCCCAACAGCCTTGGCGGACCGGCCCGCAACTGGCTGCCGGTGCTGCACGCCGACGACCGCGACACCTTCCGCACCACGCTCGACATCGTTCTGGAGCACAGGCGCGGGCGCGTCGCCCAGCAGTTCCGCATGCGCGGCGCCGACGGCCACTATCACTGGTTCGCCCTGCGCGCCCGCCCGGTGATCGGATCGGACGGCGAAGTCATCCGCTGCGTCGGCACCATGATCGACGTCACCGAGCAAAAGAAGGCGGAAGAACGCCTGCTGCACGACGCCGTGCATGACAATCTCACCGGCCTGCCCAGCCGCGAGCTGTTCATGAACCGGCTGGAGGCGGTCATTTCCATTGCCCGCACCGAGGAAAAGGTGCGCCCGACCGTCTTCGTCATCGACATCGACCGCTTCAAGCAGGTCAATGACGGGCTCGGCATATCGGCCGGCGACACCATCCTGCTCACCATCGGGCGGCGCCTGCACCGCCTGCTCAAGCCTCAGGATTCGCTTGCCCGCTTCGCCGGCGACCAGTTCGCGCTGATGCTGCTTTCCGAGCAGGAGCCGGCACGCATCGCCGCCATCGCGGACGCCATCAAGCACGCCATCAGCGCGCCCATCACCTTTGCGAAGCGCGAGATCGTGCTGACCGCCTCCATTGGCCTGATCACATGGACCTCCGACCAGTCGTCGGCCGGCGACATGGTCAAGGACGCGGAGCTCGCGCTGCATCAGGCCAAGCGCTTCGGCGGCGACAGGATCGAGCCGTTCCGTCCCGCTTTCCGCACCGTTGGCACAGACAAGCTGCAGTTCGAGTCCGACCTGCGCCGCGCAATCGAACGCAAGGAACTGACGCTTGCCTACCAGCCGATCGTGCGGCTGGAGGACAACAGTATCGCCGGGTTCGAGGCGCTCATGCGCTGGGAGCATCCGCGTCGCGGCATGATCCCGCCGGCCGACTTCATCCCGATTGCGGAAAACTGCGGCCTGATCGTGCCGCTCGGCCTGTTCGCCATGCAGAAGGCGGCAGAGGACCTCGTTTCCTGGCAGAAGCAGATCGGCGATGTGCCGCTCTCCGTGTCCGTCAATCTCTCCAGCCGTCAGCTCATCCGCCGCGATCTGGTCAGCGATGTGCGCTCCATCATCGCGCGCGCCAATCTCAAGGCACGCTGCTTCCGTCTGGAGCTGACCGAATCGCTGGTCATGGACAATCCCGAGCAGACGGCCCACGTCCTCAACAGACTGAAGCAGCTCGGCATCGGCCTTTCGCTCGACGATTTCGGCACCGGCTATTCGTCGCTCGCCTATCTGACCCGCTTCCCCTTCGACACGATCAAGATCGACAAGAGCTTCGTCGACGACACCACGCCCAAGCGCACCATGCTTCTGAAATCCATGGTCAACATGGCGCATGAACTGGGACTGTCGGTGGTTGCCGAAGGCGTGTCGGATCAGAGCGACGCGCTGGAGTTGCGCCAGATCGGCTGCGAATATGTGCAGAGCTTCATGTTCGGTCCGCCCGTAGCGGCCGATCAGGTCATCCGCCTGCTCAAGGAGCAATATCCGCTGACGCAGGCCTGA
- a CDS encoding HAD family hydrolase, giving the protein MKHMEIRHIVFDIGKVLVHYDPDIPFSRIIPDPAERHWFFGNVCTSAWNIEQDRGRTWEEAEALLIAEHPDHADNIRAFRRHWHEMVPHAYDDSVALLERLIDAGHDVTMLTNWAADTFAEARSRFAFLEKPRGITVSGEIGLIKPDRAIYDHHVASFGTEPSATLFIDDSEKNVEGAQRAGWQAVLFTDARALERDLIARGISF; this is encoded by the coding sequence ATGAAGCACATGGAAATCCGGCACATCGTTTTCGATATCGGCAAGGTGCTGGTTCACTATGATCCTGACATTCCCTTCAGCCGCATCATTCCCGACCCGGCCGAGCGCCATTGGTTTTTCGGAAATGTCTGCACCAGCGCGTGGAATATCGAGCAGGATCGCGGGCGCACATGGGAAGAGGCGGAAGCGCTGTTGATCGCCGAACATCCGGACCATGCGGACAATATCCGCGCCTTTCGCCGGCACTGGCACGAAATGGTGCCGCATGCCTATGACGACAGCGTCGCGCTGCTGGAAAGGCTGATCGACGCCGGCCACGACGTGACCATGCTGACCAACTGGGCGGCGGATACGTTCGCGGAAGCGCGCAGCCGCTTTGCGTTCCTCGAAAAACCGCGCGGCATCACCGTTTCAGGCGAGATCGGGCTGATCAAGCCGGACCGGGCCATCTACGACCATCATGTGGCGAGCTTCGGGACGGAACCGTCGGCCACGCTGTTCATCGATGACAGCGAAAAGAATGTCGAGGGTGCGCAACGCGCCGGATGGCAGGCGGTGCTGTTCACCGATGCCCGCGCGCTCGAGCGCGATCTCATCGCGCGCGGGATCAGTTTCTAG
- the thrC gene encoding threonine synthase produces the protein MNYISTRGEAPRLGFSDAVLAGLARDGGLYLPQEWPQFSAADIRAMRGLSYQQIALRVLTPFVGGEIATPVLERLINEAYATFRHEAVCPLVQLGPNSFVLELFHGPTLAFKDVAMQLLARLMDHVLTERDQRATIVGATSGDTGGAAIEAFAGRSRTDIFILFPNGKVSPVQQRQMTTSTADNVHALAIEGNFDDCQGLVKELFNDHAFRDRVALSGVNSINWARIMAQIVYYFTSAVSLGAPDRTVSFTVPTGNFGDIFAGYAAKRMGLPVEMLTIATNDNDILARTLETGEYRMQGVVATTSPSMDIQISSNFERLLFEASDRNAETVRRYMNGLRQSGAFTIEKQEIETIRGGFGAGRATMKNTAETIRSTLENSGYLLDPHTATAVHVSAGQPRSSAPNVILGTAHPAKFPAAVEDACGISPALPAWLSHLMDAKENYTVLPSDKKMLEDHISRHTRARQ, from the coding sequence ATGAACTACATCAGCACCCGTGGTGAAGCACCTCGTCTCGGTTTCTCGGATGCCGTCCTTGCAGGGCTGGCGCGCGACGGCGGCCTTTATCTTCCGCAGGAGTGGCCGCAATTTTCCGCCGCAGACATCCGCGCCATGCGTGGTCTTTCCTACCAGCAGATCGCGCTGCGTGTGCTGACGCCTTTCGTGGGCGGTGAGATCGCAACCCCGGTGCTGGAAAGGCTGATCAACGAGGCCTACGCCACATTCCGCCATGAGGCAGTGTGCCCGCTTGTGCAGCTCGGCCCCAACAGCTTCGTGCTGGAGCTTTTCCACGGTCCCACGCTGGCCTTCAAGGATGTGGCCATGCAACTGCTGGCCCGGCTGATGGACCATGTGCTGACCGAGCGCGACCAGCGCGCCACCATCGTGGGCGCCACCTCCGGCGACACCGGCGGCGCCGCGATCGAGGCCTTCGCCGGGCGCAGCCGCACCGATATTTTCATTCTCTTCCCCAATGGCAAGGTCTCGCCGGTGCAGCAGCGCCAGATGACGACCTCGACTGCGGACAATGTCCATGCGCTCGCCATCGAGGGGAATTTCGACGACTGTCAGGGGCTGGTGAAGGAGTTGTTCAACGATCACGCCTTCCGCGACCGCGTGGCGCTGTCGGGCGTGAACTCCATCAACTGGGCGCGCATCATGGCCCAGATCGTCTACTACTTCACCTCGGCTGTTTCGCTCGGCGCACCGGACCGCACTGTTTCCTTTACCGTGCCGACCGGCAATTTCGGCGACATCTTCGCCGGCTATGCCGCAAAGCGCATGGGCCTGCCGGTGGAAATGCTCACCATCGCCACCAATGACAACGACATTCTGGCCCGCACACTGGAAACCGGCGAATACCGGATGCAGGGCGTGGTCGCCACGACCTCGCCTTCCATGGACATCCAGATCTCGTCGAACTTCGAGCGCCTGTTGTTCGAAGCCTCGGACCGCAACGCGGAAACGGTGCGGCGCTACATGAACGGGCTCAGGCAATCCGGCGCCTTCACCATCGAAAAGCAGGAGATCGAAACGATCCGTGGCGGCTTCGGCGCTGGCCGGGCAACGATGAAGAACACGGCCGAAACCATCCGCTCGACCCTTGAAAACAGCGGCTATCTGCTGGACCCGCACACGGCGACGGCCGTTCATGTTTCTGCCGGCCAACCCCGGTCGTCCGCCCCCAACGTCATCCTAGGCACGGCTCATCCGGCCAAGTTCCCGGCTGCCGTCGAGGATGCCTGCGGCATATCCCCTGCGCTGCCCGCATGGCTTTCCCACCTGATGGACGCAAAGGAAAACTATACAGTGCTTCCATCGGACAAAAAAATGTTGGAAGATCATATTTCCCGCCATACGCGGGCACGTCAGTAG
- a CDS encoding DUF721 domain-containing protein yields the protein MAGKPFRGNPVPVSDLATAILDPVLRKRTGISVGLIQSWDEIVGERLAGSCRPEKIQWPRRMREEDPFEPAVLIVACEGLAALHIQHQSSEIIGRVNAFLGFAAIGRIRIVQKPIAGVARKARPVLRALSQQEKAKLAHTVEAIEDEGLRASLERLGATVLGSQK from the coding sequence ATGGCAGGGAAACCCTTCCGGGGCAATCCCGTTCCGGTCAGCGATCTGGCTACCGCTATCCTCGATCCCGTGCTGCGTAAGCGCACCGGCATATCGGTGGGGCTCATCCAGTCGTGGGACGAGATCGTGGGCGAGCGGCTGGCAGGAAGCTGCAGGCCTGAGAAAATACAGTGGCCCCGGCGCATGCGCGAGGAAGATCCGTTCGAGCCGGCGGTTCTGATCGTGGCGTGCGAGGGGCTGGCAGCGCTTCATATCCAGCACCAGAGCAGCGAGATCATCGGCCGGGTCAACGCTTTTCTGGGGTTCGCCGCAATCGGCCGCATCAGGATCGTTCAGAAACCCATCGCTGGAGTTGCGCGAAAAGCGCGGCCCGTTCTGCGCGCCTTGTCGCAACAGGAAAAGGCGAAGCTGGCGCATACCGTGGAGGCCATCGAGGATGAAGGACTGAGGGCCTCGCTGGAGCGGCTGGGCGCGACGGTTCTCGGCAGCCAGAAGTGA
- a CDS encoding site-specific DNA-methyltransferase, which translates to MSAVRRLNEFSGVSSRTEWLDTILKGDCVAAMNRLPDASVDVIFADPPYNLQLNGDLHRPDQSKVDAVDDAWDQFESFEAYDAFTRAWLLAARRVLKPNGTIWVIGSYHNIFRVGAKMQDLGFWILNDIVWRKTNPMPNFRGRRFQNAHETMIWASRDDKAKGYTFNYEAMKAANEDVQMRSDWLFPICTGNERLKDDKGDKLHPTQKPEALLARVMLASTKPGDVVLDPFFGSGTTGAVARRLGRHFVGIEREQEYIDAAMQRIADVKPLGAMELTVLTGKRAEPRVAFGSLVDTGLIKAGTTLWDSQRRWSAKVRADGTLSIGEDAGSIHKMGARVQGFDACNGWTFWHYERAGGLTPIDELRRIARLGMEKAGA; encoded by the coding sequence ATGTCTGCAGTACGTCGTCTCAACGAGTTTTCCGGCGTTTCTTCCAGAACGGAATGGCTGGACACGATCCTCAAGGGCGACTGCGTGGCGGCGATGAACCGGCTTCCCGACGCTTCCGTCGATGTCATCTTCGCCGATCCCCCCTACAACCTTCAGCTCAATGGCGACCTGCACCGGCCGGACCAGTCCAAGGTCGATGCGGTGGACGATGCGTGGGATCAGTTCGAGAGCTTCGAGGCTTACGACGCCTTCACCCGCGCCTGGCTTCTGGCCGCCCGCCGTGTGCTGAAGCCGAATGGCACCATCTGGGTGATCGGCTCCTACCACAACATTTTCCGCGTCGGCGCCAAGATGCAGGATCTGGGCTTCTGGATTCTCAATGACATCGTGTGGCGCAAGACCAACCCGATGCCGAATTTCCGCGGCCGCCGTTTCCAGAACGCGCACGAGACGATGATCTGGGCCTCGCGCGACGACAAGGCCAAGGGCTACACCTTCAATTATGAAGCGATGAAGGCGGCCAATGAGGATGTGCAGATGCGCTCCGACTGGCTGTTCCCGATCTGCACCGGCAATGAGCGTCTGAAGGACGACAAGGGCGACAAGCTGCATCCGACGCAGAAGCCGGAAGCCCTTCTGGCGCGTGTGATGCTGGCGTCGACCAAACCGGGTGATGTCGTGCTCGACCCGTTCTTCGGGTCCGGCACCACCGGCGCCGTTGCCAGGCGGCTCGGCCGCCATTTCGTCGGCATCGAGCGCGAGCAGGAATATATCGACGCGGCGATGCAGCGCATCGCGGACGTGAAGCCGCTGGGCGCGATGGAGCTTACCGTTCTGACCGGCAAGCGCGCCGAACCGCGCGTCGCCTTCGGCAGCCTCGTCGATACGGGCCTGATCAAGGCCGGGACAACGCTGTGGGATTCGCAGCGCCGCTGGTCGGCGAAGGTGCGCGCCGATGGCACGCTCTCGATCGGCGAGGATGCCGGTTCCATCCACAAGATGGGCGCGCGCGTGCAGGGTTTCGATGCCTGCAACGGCTGGACCTTCTGGCACTATGAGCGTGCCGGCGGCCTGACCCCGATCGACGAGTTGCGCCGCATCGCGCGCCTCGGCATGGAAAAGGCCGGCGCCTGA
- the mutY gene encoding A/G-specific adenine glycosylase, which yields MAPQDQSRKSGIAARLLDWYDAHHRELPWRVAPPKLARGERPDPYRVWLSEIMLQQTTVEAVKSYFTAFVARWPTVGALAAASNDDIMKAWAGLGYYSRARNLKACADLVAAQGGTFPDTEEGLRALPGIGPYTAAAIASIAFDRPAAVVDGNVERVISRLYRIETPLPQAKAEIRALVGQLLPPNRPGDFAQATMDLGATICTPRRPKCMLCPLREDCDALSAGDPELYPVKLAKPEKPLRRGAAFVAVRADGAVLLRKRPEKGLLGGMSEVPTTGWTARQDGETSPDAAPFPSQWERSGQITHVFTHFSLELDIYRTSFDGNTPQDHFWSGPDALHGEALPTVMKKAIEAAIPGATKRKKE from the coding sequence ATGGCACCGCAGGACCAAAGCCGCAAGTCCGGCATAGCCGCCCGGCTCCTCGACTGGTACGACGCTCACCATCGCGAATTGCCATGGCGCGTGGCGCCGCCGAAACTGGCGCGCGGCGAGCGGCCCGATCCCTACAGGGTGTGGCTCTCCGAAATCATGCTGCAGCAAACCACCGTGGAAGCGGTCAAATCCTATTTCACCGCCTTCGTCGCGCGCTGGCCGACAGTCGGCGCGCTCGCTGCCGCATCGAATGACGACATCATGAAAGCCTGGGCAGGGCTCGGCTACTATTCCCGTGCCCGCAACCTGAAAGCCTGTGCCGATCTGGTCGCCGCGCAAGGCGGCACCTTTCCGGATACGGAGGAAGGCCTGCGCGCCCTGCCGGGCATCGGGCCCTACACGGCGGCAGCCATTGCCTCGATCGCCTTCGACCGCCCGGCCGCTGTTGTGGATGGCAATGTCGAGCGCGTCATATCGCGGCTTTATCGCATTGAGACGCCGCTGCCGCAGGCCAAGGCGGAAATCCGTGCCCTCGTCGGCCAGTTGCTGCCTCCGAACCGGCCCGGCGATTTCGCGCAGGCCACCATGGATCTCGGCGCCACCATATGCACGCCGCGCCGGCCGAAATGCATGCTGTGCCCTTTGCGCGAGGACTGCGATGCGCTGAGCGCCGGCGATCCGGAACTCTATCCGGTCAAGCTGGCGAAGCCGGAAAAGCCCCTGCGGCGCGGCGCGGCCTTTGTTGCGGTGCGCGCGGACGGCGCGGTGCTCCTGCGCAAACGCCCTGAAAAAGGCTTGCTTGGCGGCATGAGCGAAGTTCCGACAACCGGCTGGACCGCGCGTCAGGACGGCGAGACGTCGCCCGATGCCGCGCCCTTCCCGTCACAATGGGAACGCAGCGGCCAGATCACCCATGTCTTCACGCATTTTTCGCTGGAACTGGACATCTATCGCACCAGCTTCGATGGAAACACTCCGCAAGACCATTTCTGGTCGGGTCCCGATGCGCTTCATGGCGAGGCGCTGCCCACCGTCATGAAAAAGGCGATAGAGGCTGCCATTCCCGGCGCAACGAAGCGGAAGAAGGAATGA
- a CDS encoding GNAT family N-acetyltransferase, giving the protein MFSLPFIRRETPELEGDKVRLRMPQASDYREWAELRAISRAFLEPWEPRWMPDEFERSAWRLRINHYRRDYAQGAAMAFFMYERGHGRLVGGITLGNIRHGVSKSAQIGYWIGQPYAGQGLMTDAVKTLSRFAFGELTLHRIEAACIPENSRSIRVLEKAGFRREGLLRSYLRINGVWQDHYLYARIADDPPVA; this is encoded by the coding sequence GTGTTCTCCCTTCCGTTCATCCGCCGCGAAACGCCGGAACTGGAAGGCGACAAGGTACGGCTGCGCATGCCGCAGGCAAGCGACTATCGCGAATGGGCAGAGCTTCGCGCCATCAGCCGCGCCTTCCTCGAACCGTGGGAACCGCGATGGATGCCGGACGAATTCGAGCGCTCTGCCTGGCGGCTGCGCATCAATCATTACCGGCGTGATTATGCGCAGGGTGCGGCCATGGCCTTCTTTATGTACGAGCGTGGCCACGGCCGGCTTGTCGGCGGCATAACGCTTGGCAACATACGTCACGGCGTCTCCAAAAGCGCGCAGATCGGCTACTGGATCGGCCAGCCCTACGCTGGCCAGGGGCTGATGACCGACGCGGTGAAGACGCTTTCACGCTTCGCATTTGGCGAGCTGACATTGCACCGGATCGAAGCAGCCTGTATTCCCGAAAACAGCCGCTCGATCCGCGTGCTTGAAAAAGCCGGATTCCGGCGCGAAGGACTGCTGAGGTCTTACCTGAGGATCAATGGCGTCTGGCAGGACCATTATTTGTATGCCCGGATCGCCGACGATCCGCCCGTTGCGTGA
- a CDS encoding M16 family metallopeptidase, translating to MGVEVSRLSNGLTVATETLPSMESVALGVWVKSGARNERDDEHGMAHLLEHMAFKGTARRSAFEIASEIENVGGEINAATSVETTSFYARVLSDDVPLAVDLLADILQNSTFDPEELEREQNVILQEIGAAHDTPDDVVFDHFTETAFRHQTLGRSILGTPETVLSFSSAQLHRFMQREYGADRMVVVAAGDVKHDEFVREVEKRLGGFRPHAQGAVSQYAQYVGGDFREDRDLMDAQVILGFEGRAYHVRDFYASQVLSMILGGGMSSRLFQEVREKRGLCYSVYAFHWGFSDTGIFGIHAATGQNNLSELVPVIATELQKAGDRILQEELDRARAQYRAGLIMSAESPSSRASQIARQLLLFGRPIPKEELMERLSALTVGRLTDLSGRLFSTRPTLAAVGPVGSLTSYESIASALPSSASVPHRLAV from the coding sequence ATGGGTGTTGAGGTAAGCCGTCTGTCGAACGGCCTGACAGTCGCCACCGAAACCCTTCCAAGCATGGAATCCGTTGCTCTGGGGGTCTGGGTAAAGTCCGGAGCCCGCAACGAACGTGACGATGAGCACGGCATGGCTCACCTGCTGGAGCACATGGCGTTCAAGGGTACAGCCAGGCGTTCGGCGTTCGAGATTGCCTCCGAGATCGAGAATGTGGGCGGCGAGATCAATGCCGCCACCAGCGTCGAGACCACCTCCTTCTACGCCCGCGTCCTGTCCGACGACGTTCCGCTGGCGGTCGATCTTCTGGCTGACATTCTCCAGAATTCCACCTTCGATCCCGAAGAGCTGGAGCGCGAACAGAACGTCATCCTGCAGGAAATCGGCGCCGCCCACGACACGCCCGACGATGTCGTCTTCGATCATTTCACCGAGACAGCATTCCGCCACCAGACGCTTGGCCGCTCCATTCTCGGCACGCCGGAAACGGTCCTGTCCTTCAGCTCTGCGCAACTCCACCGCTTCATGCAGCGCGAATATGGCGCCGACCGCATGGTCGTCGTCGCCGCCGGCGATGTGAAGCATGACGAGTTCGTGCGCGAGGTCGAAAAGCGGCTCGGTGGTTTCCGCCCGCATGCGCAGGGCGCGGTTTCGCAATATGCGCAATATGTCGGAGGCGATTTCCGCGAAGACCGCGACCTGATGGACGCGCAGGTGATCCTCGGCTTCGAGGGCCGCGCCTATCATGTGCGCGATTTCTACGCCTCGCAGGTTCTTTCCATGATCCTCGGCGGCGGCATGTCTTCGCGCCTGTTTCAGGAAGTGCGCGAGAAGCGTGGCCTGTGCTATTCGGTCTATGCTTTCCACTGGGGCTTTTCCGACACCGGCATTTTCGGCATCCATGCCGCCACAGGCCAGAACAATCTGTCCGAGCTCGTTCCGGTGATCGCCACCGAGCTTCAGAAAGCCGGCGACCGCATTCTCCAGGAAGAGCTGGACCGGGCACGCGCGCAATACCGCGCGGGGCTGATCATGTCGGCGGAAAGCCCTTCCAGCCGCGCATCGCAGATCGCCCGGCAACTGCTTCTGTTCGGCCGGCCGATCCCCAAGGAGGAACTGATGGAGCGCCTTTCAGCTCTCACCGTGGGGCGGCTGACCGATCTGTCGGGGCGTCTGTTCTCCACCCGGCCGACGCTGGCAGCTGTCGGCCCGGTCGGTTCGCTGACGTCGTATGAATCAATCGCCAGCGCGCTTCCATCGTCCGCGTCGGTGCCGCATCGGCTGGCCGTGTAG